The proteins below are encoded in one region of Vulpes lagopus strain Blue_001 chromosome 10, ASM1834538v1, whole genome shotgun sequence:
- the ANGPTL3 gene encoding angiopoietin-related protein 3, giving the protein MYTIKLFLFIIPLVISSKIDRDYSSYDSVSPEPKSRFAMLDDVKILANGLLQLGHGLKDFVHKTKGQINDIFQKLNIFDQSFYDLSLQTNEIKEEEKELRRTTSKLQVKNEEVKNMSLELNSKLESLLEEKILLQQKVRYLEKQLTSLIKNQPEIQEHPEVTSLKTFVEQQDNSIKDLLQTVEEQYRQLNQQHSQIKEIENQLRNVIQESTENSLSSKARAPRTTPFLHLNETKNVEHNDIPANCTTIYNRGEHTSGIYSIRPSNSQVFNVYCDVKSGSSWTLIQHRIDGSQNFNETWENYRYGFGRLDGEFWLGLEKIHSIVKQSNYILRIELEDWNDNKHYIEYFFHLGNHETNYTLHLVEITGNIPNALPEHKDLVFSTWDHKAKGHVNCPESYSGGWWWHDVCGENNLNGKYNKQRAKTKPERRRGLYWKSQNGRLYSIKSTKMLIHPIATESSE; this is encoded by the exons ATGTACACAATTAAgctctttctttttatcattcCTTTAGTTATTTCTTCCAAAATTGACCGAGACTATTCATCATATGATTCTGTATCTCCAGAGCCAAAGTCAAGATTTGCTATGTTAGATGATGTAAAAATTTTAGCCAATGGTCTCCTTCAGTTAGGACATGGTCTCAAAGACTTTGTCCATAAGACTAAGGGACAAATTAATGACATATTTCAAAAACTCAACATATTTGATCAGTCTTTTTATGACTTATCACTGCAAACcaatgaaatcaaagaagaagagaaggaactCAGAAGAACTACATCCAAATTGCAAGTCAAGAATGAAGAAGTGAAGAATATGTCACTTGAACTCAACTCAAAACTTGAAAGccttctagaagaaaaaattctACTTCAACAAAAAGTGAGATATTTGGAGAAGCAATTAAccagtttaattaaaaatcaacCCGAAATTCAGGAACACCCAGAAGTAACTTCACTTAAA ACTTTTGTAGAACAGCAAGATAATAGCATCAAAGACCTTCTCCAGACTGTGGAGGAACAATATAGACAATTAAACCAACAGCATagtcaaataaaagaaatagaaaaccag CTAAGAAATGTTATTCAAGAATCCAcagaaaattctctttcttctaaaGCAAGAGCACCAAGAACTACTCCCTTTCTTCActtgaatgaaacaaaaaatgtagAACATAATG ACATTCCTGCTAATTGTACCACCATTTATAACAGAGGCGAACATACAAGTGGCATCTATTCCATTAGACCCAGCAACTCTCAAGTTTTTAATGTCTACTGTGATGTTAAATCAG GTAGTTCATGGACATTAATTCAACACCGAATAGATGGATCACAAAACTTCAATGAAACTTGGGAAAACTACAGATATGGTTTTGGGAGGCTTGATG gagAATTTTGGTTGGGTCTAGAGAAGATACATTCCATAGTAAAGCAATCTAATTACATTTTGCGAATTGAACTAGAAGACTGGAATGACAACAAGCATTATATTGAATATTTCTTTCACTTGGGAAATCATGAGACCAACTATACATTACACCTTGTTGAAATTACTGGCAATATTCCCAATGCACTCCCAGAACACAAAGATTTGGTGTTTTCTACTTGGGATCACAAGGCAAAAGGACATGTCAACTGTCCAGAAAGTTATTCAG GAGGCTGGTGGTGGCACGATGTTTGTGGGGAAAACAACCTAAATGGTAAATATAACAAGCAAAGAGCCAAAACTAAGCCAGAGAGAAGAAGAGGATTATACTGGAAGTCTCAAAATGGAAGGTTATACTCTATCAAATCAACGAAAATGTTGATCCATCCAATAGCTACAGAAAGCTCTGAATGA